The stretch of DNA CATGTCAGGTATATATAATATATCTATAAATAGTGGAAATCCTGCTGCAACATGCTTTACAATCTTATTTAATTCTCAAAGTCCTGATATGCCTTATCTTAAATTCTTTTGCGTAAGTTCAGTTATTTTAGTTTTAGTTGATGAATATTATTCTGGTCTCCAAGCTTTTGTGCAATATTTCACCATAATATTCATCAACTAAAAATAATAGATATATCCAGCACTCCAAATTTTAAATTTATTAATTTTTTAAATCACCTTTCTTGCAAATTGTATAATGCAGGACGTTTTGGAATAGAAATTGGAACTATTTGACCTGTTTGCTGAGCTTTCACACAAGCATCAGCTGTCACTGCAGCAACATAACCATCCCAAGCTGAAGGACCATGGAACTGACCTTTTTTAACTGAATCAATCCACTCTTTAAGCTCAGTATCATAAGAATCACTAAAACGTTTTTTCCAATCTGTTAAAATTTCTACAGAACGTTGAGCACCACTACGCATGAGGACATTGGACGGTTCTGGCAATCGTGCAGTCCCAGTCTCTCCTACAACTTCACACTGAATATCATACCCATACTGGCAATTTACAAATACTTCTACATCAATTCGTACTCCACCTGCAGTTTGCAATAAAACAATTTGGGGATCTTGAAGATGATTTTCTGCATGACGGGTCTTCTTGGGCATAAGTATCTGAGCCGAAATAAAATCGTCATTGATTAACCATCGTAAGACATCGATTTCATGAATAACCGTATCAGTAATGGCCATATCAGTGGTATAACTGCTTGGCACCGATGGATTGCGGTGAGCACAGTGTGCCATTAATATCTCTCCAATCTTCCCATTTACAATTACATCTTTTAAAGCACGATAACCTTTGTCATACCGACGCATAAAACCTACTTGTACCAATTGTTTGCCATGCGCAACTTCTGCTTTAACAATGTTCATACAGCCCTCTGCAGTGGTAGCTAATGGTTTTTCGCAAAATACCGGCTTACCTGCCGCAATAGATGCCAAAACATATTCCTCATGAGTCGGTCCCCAAGAAGTAACAATAACTGCGTCCACATCAGCAGCTCTAATCACGTCTTGTCCGTTTTTTTCAATCCTTACTCCCTCTAAGTTTTTAACAGCTGCTTTTGCTCGTCCTTCATCAATATCTGTAACTGCAACAATTCTAGCTCCTGATAAATTTTGAGATATTCTGCGAATATGATCCTGACCAATAGCTCCCGTACCAATAACCCCTAATTTTAAAGCCATAGATTTAATTCCTCCTTTTAGATTTTATCTTGTCAACGTGCCCGGGCACGTTGACAAGATAATTATATATCAATTTATTTATAAAGTCAACATTTTTAACAAAGCAAGTTTCGTATAAATGTAAACATTGATTCTCCTGCAATAACTCAAAAATATAAAATCTTTTGAATAATTATACTGCTTTTAGGTCTTACAAAGGTGCATTCACTGTATATTTATAATCAGAACTTAATAAAAATGAGTTATTGCAGTAAAATCAACATTAAAAATGTAATATATTGGACACCATAATACAACAGTAGGTGAGAATTGTCCCCTGTAGCAAAATTATCTTGTTAAAGATACACTGGTAAAGCTTTCTGATATTCAAAGGATAACAGACTCATACTAAGGGTGGATAGCGGTTACGGTTCTGATGATAACATTCAGAAGATCCGTCATAGCGTTTTGTTTGTGCTTCCCCAAATAAGTGCTTTGACCCAAAAGTTTATGGAATGCATGCAGCCCATATCCTTCTTTCCAACATAGCAATTGGTATTAATTGTTATATTATGGAGTTTTCAAGGGTCACTATAACCTTAATCTGTAAATATTTATCAAAATATGTTAAGTAATACAATTATACTTCTAATGCCATCGGAACGTTGGTATGTATTGGAATGTACTCTAATATATTACTGGAAAACAATTTACAAATCGCACCTGAGTCATTTGTACAGAACTTGGGCAACAAAAAAAATTAGAGTGCATTTAATATTTTTTATAATATCAAATGCACTGGTAAAATGGTACAGTTATTTTAGTTTATACAATATATAATTTTTTATTAAACAACTTCTCAAAATTCTTCTCACTCTTCATAGCTGCCGCAATCTCCAGTTCAGGATAATTGCTGGACTTAAGCATAATTTGGATACTGTCGTCAGTAATATAACAGGCTATATCTTCAACACTGCCATATTCATTTCTATCCAATTTTTCTGCTATCCTTAAAAATAAGCTTAGCTTTTTAATAGTTTCATAATCACTTTTATCAATCAGTGCATCATACTCTTTCCAGTCTTGTTTGAAATCTTCATTCTCATGCATTGCAACGATAAATGCACACATTACCAATTCCCTGGCAGTTAATCCATTGATCCTTGAATTTAATACCAGGTAGAATCCATGCTTGTGATGGTTGTAGTAGTCAACATACATCCCTATATCATGCAGTAAGGCCGCAGTGCTTAAAATCTTTCTCTCTGCTTCACCCAAGCCGTGTAATTCCTGCATCTGGTCAAAGAGAGACAGGGCTAACTTTTCTGTATGCTCACTGTGCCCGATATTGACATCATAATTTTTCAACGTATTTTCAATGCTATGGCGCAGGACATCGCTAACGATTTCATCTCCATTGTTACATACCTCAAGATATTTCTTAAAAAATACCCCTTCTCTCAGGCCGTTGCCGCTGATGATCAATGTGTCTGATTTAAGATAGTCCATTAAACATCTTACCGGTGCAAGTCCGGCTGCAATGATGTCCGCCCGTTCTTTACCCACACCCGGAATGCTCTTCCTGTCCTCGAGGTTGCTTTTTGTTACTCTGTCATAGGCATAGGTTACTGCATTATAGGACATCTGATAATTATGTAAGCTTTCAAGAGGAAAACCGGCCTTCTTTTTATCTATCTTTGCCAGTGTTCTTATTGACCCTCCCAGCCCAACAATAGGCAGCCCTTTCGCCTCTTTTAACCACTTTATATCTTCCAACTGTTTGTACATAAATTCTTGCAGCTTTTCAAGGCTATCCGACGTAATAACATCTTTTAATAAAAACTTTTCTGTTAATACCACAGCTCCATAAGGCAAGCTTACAGCATTTTTGACTCTCCTGTTTTCAACCCGGACCAGCTCGGTACTTGCTCCTCCTGTATCTATGATTACACAATCCTTTATTTGTATTGTATTGATTACTCCCAGATAGCCATAATAGCCTTCATCTTCACCGGATATTACCTGGAAATCGAAGCCTGTCTCAAATTTAACCTTATCAAGGAAAAAACGCTGATTGACGGCATTGCGTACAGCTGCTGTAGCAATGGTAAAGACTTCATCTACTTTATGTACCTCTATCAATTTCTTAAAAAGCTTTAATGTATACAAGGTTCTCTTTATTGCCATGGGTTTAAGCGTATTTTCTTCACCCATCCCTTCGCTGAGCCTTACCATTTCCTTAGCCTGGTCTATCATCTTATACGAGCCATCTTCATACACCTTCATGATAATCATACGGACTGAGTTAGAGCCTAAATCTATGATGGCAAATTTTTTATTCAATATCTTCCACCTTCTATTTTAATTATTCTTCATCTTTATTAAACACACCGTCTGAAGTAATTGGCTCAAAAACCGGCGTAATCCGTTCTCTATTATACCGCTTTACTTGTTCATATGCAAGGTGGCAAAAATACTCCTGGGAATTCAAAGGTTTTTTCCCCCTTTTATCAACTTTTTTATATTTCCCTTCAGAATTTAATATTCTCGCTTTCACAGTATCTTCCAATGTGATATCAAGAATGCCCAGTACCCGTTCTTTTAATACCCTATCCTCAATGGGGAAAAGTAATTCTACCCTTCTGTCCAGGTTTCTGGGCATCCAGTCGGCACTGGATAAAAAGATATCCTCTCTGCCGTCATTATAAAAATAATAAATTCTACTATGTTCCAAGAACCTTCCTACAATGCTCCGTACTGTAATATTTTCACTGATACCCTGCATACCCGGCCTTACACAGCAAATCCCTCTTACAATAAGGTCTATCTTTACTCCTGCCGATGAAGCTTTGTAAAGAGCCGTAGCAATTTCAATATCTACTAAAGAATTCATCTTGGCTATAATTCGAGCCTTTTTACCGACTAAAGCATTATGCATTTCGTTTTCTATAAGCTCTATAAATTTAGTTCTTAGCCCCAGAGGCGCCACTTCTAACTTATATAATTCCGGCGGCTCGGAGTACCCAGACAACATATTGAATACAGCAGACGCATCGGCCCCAAAGTATTCATTACTTGTAAACAACCCCAGGTCGGTATAGAACCTGGCAGTAACATCATTATAATTCCCTGTACCCAGGTGAATATATCTTTTAATTCCCTTTTCTTCTCTTCTCACAACAAGCGTAATTTTGCTGTGGGTTTTTAAGCCTACAAGTCCATAAATAACATGACATCCTGCCTTTTCCAATCTTTTTGCCCATTGAATATTATTTTCTTCATCGAATCTGGCCTTTACTTCCACCAACACTGTTACCTGTTTTCCCCGTTCTGCCGCTTCAGCCAAAGCTTTAACAATGGGAGAATCACCGCTTACCCTGTAGAGCGTTTGCTTGATTGCCAGCACCTTTGGGTCCCGTGCGGCTTCCTGGACAAATTCCACCACAGGTTCGAAAGCCTCATAGGGGTGATGTAATAAAACATCTCCATTGTTGATTACTTCAAAGATATTATGCTCCTCCGGTAAGTCTTGAGGAGTTTGAGGATAATGTGGAAGATATTTTAAATGTTCATAACCTTCAAAGGAATATATTTTCATAAGAAATGTCAAGTCCAAAGGCCCGTTGATATAATAGATATCATCTTGATGGGTCTCCAATGCATCTTTTAAAATATGGACCAGTCTTTCATCCATGTCGCAACTCACTTCCAGCCTTATGGCCGCACCCCATTTTCTTTTCTTGAGAGATTTTTCAATCTCCAGCAGTAAATCTTCCGCTTCATCTTCCTCTATGCTTAAGTCTGCATTTCTGGTTATTCTATAAGGATAAGTACAGATGACATCGTGCCCTGCAAATAGGCAGCCTATATACATCGTAATGACTTCTTCCAGAAGAATAAAGTGTTTGCTGCCATACCCGGGACTGGGGAGTTCCACTATACGGGGTAGTACAGAGGGTACCTGTACAGTTGCAAATATATATTGGTTTTCTGTTTCTTTATCTTTAATCAGGACACCCAAGTTTAGACTTTTATTTAGAATAAGAGGAAAAGGCCTGCTGGAATCTACTGCCATTGGCGTCAAAACAGGGTAAATTTCATTGGTAAAATATTCATCCAAAAAGTTTCTCTGCTCATCGGTCAAGTCTTCTTCATAAACCATATGAATCCCGTTTTTCTTCAGTCTGGGAAGCAAAGCCCTGTTAAACATATTGTATTGTTCATCTACCATTTTATGAGTTCTTATTGAAATCTTTTTTAACTGTTGTTTAGGTGTAAGACCAGCCGGATCAGGCTTGTTAAACCCTACATTTACCTGATCCTTTAACGACGCAACTCTAATCATAAAAAATTCATCCAGATTGGAGCTCACAATAGATAAAAATTTTATCCTTTCTAATAGCGGATTACTTCTATCTTTTGCTTCCTCTAAAACCCTATCATTAAATTCCAACCAGCTTAATTCCCGGTTAATAAAATATTCCGGTTTGTTAAAGCTCATTTCATTCATATCCTATCTTCCTTTTTATCTTTAGTATGGGTGTTACGCCAAAAACCTCTTGAAAAAATTCTGCTTTTGTTTCAAAAGTCCATTCTTCTAATAAGGCGTCCTCTACAGTTTCTACCTTTATGATTACTTCCTTTTCTTCAAGGTTAATCTTCATTCCTCTGATTTTTTGCTTATGACTTCTATCCAGTGCATCAGCAAGTCTTATAATTGCAACCAGCTTGGCTACAATAACCCTGTTTTTTTCATCCAATTTGCGGAAGTTTTCATGACTGTATCCTGGTACCTCCCTGCTGTGGTATCTTGCTACATTTGCTATAATTTCCAGCTCTTCCTTCGAAATACCAATTAAATCGGAAGCCATAATAATTTCATAGGAATGTATATAATGCTCATTAAAATTAATATATTTTCCTATATCATGCAGTATGGCAGCCAGCTGAAGCAGCAATCTCTCCCGTCCTCCCAATCCGTGCAGCTTATAAAGTGCATCAAACAGGGCAAGAGACTTCTGCTCTACATCCTGTGCATGAGGTTGATCATACCGGTATCTCCGGGCTAAAAATCCAGCTGCAGAAATAATATCCTCCACAAAATCCTCTTGTCTTTGTGTATCAAAATTTCTGTCTATGATATCCGAGATAATCCCATCGGCTAGTGATATCTGCGGGGCATACATACCTTTAGCCTCTGTCATATCTAAAAACATTTTAAAAATCATCATAGAAGGCAGTAGAATATCCGCACTCTCATGAGGGACACCATAATCCTTTATAAGCGAATGGGCAGACTTGTACATAAGCTCTTTATAAACAGTCTCAAAATCTTCCCTTTTTATAAATCTCAGTTTTTCATGATCATCGGTTTTATTGCATAACTTGCTGATAATTCTGATTTCTCCACTCAAAGCTATAAAATTTTTATAAGTATCCTGTGGTTGAAAAACTTTCAATCTGTCAATATTGCTAACGATGTATTCTTCCAGTATTTTCGGAAAATTCAGCGTCCTTCCCTCTATACTGGCAAGAATTTCTCTAATCCTTAGCGAACCAAGCTTGATATTCTGGCTAAATACAAGGGATTTATGATTATACGTTGATACTTGTATACTCCCTGAACCTATATCCAGTATCATTGTTCCCGCATTTCTTATTTCTCTATAATTCGGTATTTTTTCCCTCAGAGATTTATATGTTAAAAATCTTTCTTCAGAGTTACTTATTACATCTATGTCAAGTCCTGTTTTCAATTTAATCTGGTCGACAATATAATCCTTGTTCTGTGCTTCCCTGACAGCACTTGTTGCCACTGCCCTGTATGTCTTTATATGATAATCGGTCATTAACCGCTTAAAGCCTTTTAATATTTCACAAGTCTCGTCTACTGTTTCAAAACTTACTTTTCCCATGGCAAATGTATCACGGCCAAGAAATATAGGATGCCTCAGCATTTCCAAAGTCTTTATTTCCCCGTTTTCCCACACTTCAGCGATTTTCATTCTTAATGCATGAGAACCCACATCAATTCCGGCAATAATTTCACTTTTGTTTTTCCTGCTCATACAATTCCCCCATGGTGAATACAATATATATTTATTCTTTTAATTATAACATAAATTATTTATATTTTTGTTAAAGTTGTGTTAATTATTACCGTAGTATCAGTGTAATAGGATGTTTTATAGGGCATGATCAGATTTTACATTTTGTCCCGACCAAATTTTCTGAGAAGTCCATTCACTCGGTGCATCACTCCAGAATTCATCCTCAGGTGGAAGTCCAAGCGGCAGGAATGCTCCCATGCAAAGATAGAGACTGCCAGTTGATATGTATGTTTCCCCCATATCGGGCTGGCTACCACAAAAGCCAATTTTAAGCCATCCATCCTGATCAAAAGTGCCGGGTACACTGAATATTCTATTAATCACTGCCGTCAACGCACATCTTACCTGGGATGGGGAAACTTCATCAGGTAAATTCTTCTGGAGTGCCATCTGTGCCAAGTGCTGGAAAGCCCCACACCGGTAGGCCATAGAACGACCAATTACCGGAAATGTCCCTTCTGGCGAAATCATACGCTCCTGAATTGCAGCATATCTCTGTGCCCTTTTTAATATGTTTCTTTTTAAAGCTTCCCATTCTTCATATTCATCACCCACTGTAAGAATGATATCTACAAGCATGGGCTGTATTACAAAACTGTTATAGTAATCCCAGCGGAATTCAGGCCCATCACCATATACGCCATCTCCCAAGTACCATTGTTCATGCTGCTTCAACGCATAGTCCACACGCATCCGGTCCCACGCTTCTCCTATTTTGAAGAAAGCGGTTTCAATCATTGCAGCAAATAATAGCCAATTATTATAGTACGGTTTGCGGGTTCTTGTAGCTTTAAGTGCCGTGACGAGATTTGTTTTAACACGGTCATCCAGTTTCAGCCATAGTTCATTCGGAGCCCTGAGAATAGCATGAGCTAGGAAAGCCGCATCTACGATAGGTTGATCCCCGAAGGTGAAATTGACACAGTCAGGCGAACCTGGATCGGTCGCGGCGTCAATCGCCTCCCTTGCCAGAACACTAAACTTTTGTCTGAGTTCTTCCTCCTCCCCATGAAGATTACAGCACTCAAGCCAGGGAGATACCCCTACAAGAGTTCTAGCCAATGCTTCAAGGTGTGAAAATTGTCTTCTATCATGCCTACCTTCCACAGGCATACTTATTTTAAGTCTTCTTTCAGCTAATGCTTCCAATACAGGTGTTGATATTTTAACAAGTATGTCTACCCAAAGTTTTCTATCATATATTTTTTCTGGCATTTGCCCACATCCTTTAAACTTTATTGATGCAAAAACATCATCTGTCTTCACTTCAATTCTCAAATGTCAGCAGCGTAATAATAAAAATATGTATAGCCATATATTCCTTAAATATATGGCATACTTCATAAATTTTTTGAAACCGCCTCTTATAAGCTACCAATACAGCTTCCAGTCCTTTATGAGTCTCACCAGTGCCTCAAAATAATAATAATCACCCCATATATTGCACTCATCGACCCCTTTTCTATGGGGCTTGCTGTAAACCGCATGGAGAAGTATCCCGTTGGATTGTGGACAGCTTGCAGTTGTATAATTCTCCGCAAGTGACTTGACAATCATTAAAGCAGCGTTTTCATATATTCTTTTGTAAGGATCGCTAAGAGGCAAGTGCTTCGCAATTTCCAGCATACCACATGCCGCAATGGCAGCAGCTGAGCTGTCCCTCTCCTCTTGTCCGTCAGTAAAAATTAAATCCCAATAGCAAACGTAATCCTCGGGCAACCTGTTCAAGAAATAATTGGTGACCTTTTTTGCCAGCTCCATAAGCTCCCAATCACCCGAATATATATAACTCAAAGAAAAGCCGTATATGCCCCACGCCTGGCCCCTTGACCAGCAAGAGTCATCGGAATAGCCCTGTGCAGTCCTGCCATATTTCGGTTTTCCTGTCTCAACATCCATATAGAAGGTGTGATAACTTGAAGCATCTTCTCTAATGATATATTTCATCGCCTGGCTTACATGGCTGTACGCAATGTTATAATATTTTTTATCTCCGGTCACTTCACTGGCCCAATAGAGCAGCGGCAGATTCATACAACAGTCAATAATCATCCTTCCCCTTTGTCCAGGATCATTTAAGTCTCCCCATGCCTGTATTATCCCTGCTTTATCAAAGTATCGGGTTATTAACAGATCTGCAGCCATCAATGCAGTCCTTTTAACCTCCTCATTCCCGGTCAGCTTGTAGGCAGCCACACACGAAAGGCTATATAAAAATCCAAGGTCATGGGTATCAATGCATATTTTCTCATCAATCCGCTTCTTAAAGCTGTCAAGTTGTATTTCCGCGACCCTGCGGTATTTCTCATCTCCTGTTACTTCATAGGCCAGCCACAGCATTCCTGTCCAGAAGCTTGACGTCCAATCGGTATTGTCAATGGCAGGATATACATTATTTACACTAGCCGGTGCTGGAAACCTATATGTAAATTTCTCAAGGTTTTCATCAATTTTCTTTAATATATATTTAATAGAACTCTCGCAAAATTCCTTAGTGACCCCTGGCAGCTTGTCATACCTATCAGGAAATCTGATCCCTTCATCTCTTATCTGTCTCAATTTTCTCCCTCCCATTCTGTTTAGAAATTTACCTGTCAAAAGTATATTTATTAAACATGCAGTCTTACAAAATATTAGAAATTATTCTATTTTAACACACTAAAACAG from Petroclostridium xylanilyticum encodes:
- a CDS encoding Gfo/Idh/MocA family protein; the protein is MALKLGVIGTGAIGQDHIRRISQNLSGARIVAVTDIDEGRAKAAVKNLEGVRIEKNGQDVIRAADVDAVIVTSWGPTHEEYVLASIAAGKPVFCEKPLATTAEGCMNIVKAEVAHGKQLVQVGFMRRYDKGYRALKDVIVNGKIGEILMAHCAHRNPSVPSSYTTDMAITDTVIHEIDVLRWLINDDFISAQILMPKKTRHAENHLQDPQIVLLQTAGGVRIDVEVFVNCQYGYDIQCEVVGETGTARLPEPSNVLMRSGAQRSVEILTDWKKRFSDSYDTELKEWIDSVKKGQFHGPSAWDGYVAAVTADACVKAQQTGQIVPISIPKRPALYNLQER
- the ppx gene encoding exopolyphosphatase, yielding MNKKFAIIDLGSNSVRMIIMKVYEDGSYKMIDQAKEMVRLSEGMGEENTLKPMAIKRTLYTLKLFKKLIEVHKVDEVFTIATAAVRNAVNQRFFLDKVKFETGFDFQVISGEDEGYYGYLGVINTIQIKDCVIIDTGGASTELVRVENRRVKNAVSLPYGAVVLTEKFLLKDVITSDSLEKLQEFMYKQLEDIKWLKEAKGLPIVGLGGSIRTLAKIDKKKAGFPLESLHNYQMSYNAVTYAYDRVTKSNLEDRKSIPGVGKERADIIAAGLAPVRCLMDYLKSDTLIISGNGLREGVFFKKYLEVCNNGDEIVSDVLRHSIENTLKNYDVNIGHSEHTEKLALSLFDQMQELHGLGEAERKILSTAALLHDIGMYVDYYNHHKHGFYLVLNSRINGLTARELVMCAFIVAMHENEDFKQDWKEYDALIDKSDYETIKKLSLFLRIAEKLDRNEYGSVEDIACYITDDSIQIMLKSSNYPELEIAAAMKSEKNFEKLFNKKLYIV
- a CDS encoding RNA degradosome polyphosphate kinase, which codes for MSFNKPEYFINRELSWLEFNDRVLEEAKDRSNPLLERIKFLSIVSSNLDEFFMIRVASLKDQVNVGFNKPDPAGLTPKQQLKKISIRTHKMVDEQYNMFNRALLPRLKKNGIHMVYEEDLTDEQRNFLDEYFTNEIYPVLTPMAVDSSRPFPLILNKSLNLGVLIKDKETENQYIFATVQVPSVLPRIVELPSPGYGSKHFILLEEVITMYIGCLFAGHDVICTYPYRITRNADLSIEEDEAEDLLLEIEKSLKKRKWGAAIRLEVSCDMDERLVHILKDALETHQDDIYYINGPLDLTFLMKIYSFEGYEHLKYLPHYPQTPQDLPEEHNIFEVINNGDVLLHHPYEAFEPVVEFVQEAARDPKVLAIKQTLYRVSGDSPIVKALAEAAERGKQVTVLVEVKARFDEENNIQWAKRLEKAGCHVIYGLVGLKTHSKITLVVRREEKGIKRYIHLGTGNYNDVTARFYTDLGLFTSNEYFGADASAVFNMLSGYSEPPELYKLEVAPLGLRTKFIELIENEMHNALVGKKARIIAKMNSLVDIEIATALYKASSAGVKIDLIVRGICCVRPGMQGISENITVRSIVGRFLEHSRIYYFYNDGREDIFLSSADWMPRNLDRRVELLFPIEDRVLKERVLGILDITLEDTVKARILNSEGKYKKVDKRGKKPLNSQEYFCHLAYEQVKRYNRERITPVFEPITSDGVFNKDEE
- a CDS encoding HD domain-containing protein, with translation MSRKNKSEIIAGIDVGSHALRMKIAEVWENGEIKTLEMLRHPIFLGRDTFAMGKVSFETVDETCEILKGFKRLMTDYHIKTYRAVATSAVREAQNKDYIVDQIKLKTGLDIDVISNSEERFLTYKSLREKIPNYREIRNAGTMILDIGSGSIQVSTYNHKSLVFSQNIKLGSLRIREILASIEGRTLNFPKILEEYIVSNIDRLKVFQPQDTYKNFIALSGEIRIISKLCNKTDDHEKLRFIKREDFETVYKELMYKSAHSLIKDYGVPHESADILLPSMMIFKMFLDMTEAKGMYAPQISLADGIISDIIDRNFDTQRQEDFVEDIISAAGFLARRYRYDQPHAQDVEQKSLALFDALYKLHGLGGRERLLLQLAAILHDIGKYINFNEHYIHSYEIIMASDLIGISKEELEIIANVARYHSREVPGYSHENFRKLDEKNRVIVAKLVAIIRLADALDRSHKQKIRGMKINLEEKEVIIKVETVEDALLEEWTFETKAEFFQEVFGVTPILKIKRKIGYE
- a CDS encoding DUF2264 domain-containing protein, producing MPEKIYDRKLWVDILVKISTPVLEALAERRLKISMPVEGRHDRRQFSHLEALARTLVGVSPWLECCNLHGEEEELRQKFSVLAREAIDAATDPGSPDCVNFTFGDQPIVDAAFLAHAILRAPNELWLKLDDRVKTNLVTALKATRTRKPYYNNWLLFAAMIETAFFKIGEAWDRMRVDYALKQHEQWYLGDGVYGDGPEFRWDYYNSFVIQPMLVDIILTVGDEYEEWEALKRNILKRAQRYAAIQERMISPEGTFPVIGRSMAYRCGAFQHLAQMALQKNLPDEVSPSQVRCALTAVINRIFSVPGTFDQDGWLKIGFCGSQPDMGETYISTGSLYLCMGAFLPLGLPPEDEFWSDAPSEWTSQKIWSGQNVKSDHAL
- a CDS encoding glycoside hydrolase family 88 protein — protein: MRQIRDEGIRFPDRYDKLPGVTKEFCESSIKYILKKIDENLEKFTYRFPAPASVNNVYPAIDNTDWTSSFWTGMLWLAYEVTGDEKYRRVAEIQLDSFKKRIDEKICIDTHDLGFLYSLSCVAAYKLTGNEEVKRTALMAADLLITRYFDKAGIIQAWGDLNDPGQRGRMIIDCCMNLPLLYWASEVTGDKKYYNIAYSHVSQAMKYIIREDASSYHTFYMDVETGKPKYGRTAQGYSDDSCWSRGQAWGIYGFSLSYIYSGDWELMELAKKVTNYFLNRLPEDYVCYWDLIFTDGQEERDSSAAAIAACGMLEIAKHLPLSDPYKRIYENAALMIVKSLAENYTTASCPQSNGILLHAVYSKPHRKGVDECNIWGDYYYFEALVRLIKDWKLYW